One Gordonia pseudamarae genomic window, AGCCCTATACCGACGAGGTTTTCGCGTCCGAGGATGCCGCTGAGGGTCCGGCGGCGTTCGCCGAACGCCGCTCCCCGGTGTGGAAGGCTCGCTGAGCATCTGCTGGTTGGTGTGAGGAGCGCTGGCGAAGAGCCTCGAAACCCGGTGAGACGACATTGCTGTCTCACCGGGTTTCGAGGCTCATCGCCTGGCGGCTCTTCGCGCCTCAACCGGCGATAGGTGTGTTCTCCGAGGGCGCCGCAGAAGAACAGCAGCGGCGATAGGTTGAGTTATCTTGTGACGGAGGTGTGTTCCCCGAACGCGCCTCGGAAGAACAACAGCGGCGACTTCGGTGAGGCCACGGTGAGTTCGTGGACCGCGCCGACGACGAGATGGTGATCACCGAGTTCGACGGTTTTGTCGATGACGCAGTCGACCCAGGCGACCACGCCGTCCAGGATCGGGTTACCGGTGACCGAGCGCTGCCAGTCCAGGCCGGCGAAGCGGTCGACGCCCTTCTTCGACATCTGCCTGCACACCGACTCCTGATCTCCGGCAAGTGCGTTGGCGCAG contains:
- a CDS encoding flavin reductase family protein — its product is MSESTVAPEFEGRYLRDVFGHFPTSVVAVTTIDDQDIPVGMVVGSFTSVSLEPPLVSFLVDKGSSTLPKILETGRFCANALAGDQESVCRQMSKKGVDRFAGLDWQRSVTGNPILDGVVAWVDCVIDKTVELGDHHLVVGAVHELTVASPKSPLLFFRGAFGEHTSVTR